In Isoptericola jiangsuensis, the following proteins share a genomic window:
- a CDS encoding DNA-directed RNA polymerase subunit alpha produces the protein MLIAQRPSLTEEVISEYRSRFSIEPLEPGFGYTLGNSLRRTLLSSIPGAAVTSIRIDGVLHEFTTVPGVKEDVTEIILNIKNIVVSSENDEPVVMYLRKQGAGAATAADIVPPAGVEVHNPDLHIATLNDEGKLEIELTVERGRGYVSAVQNKSVDAEIGRIPVDSIYSPVLKVTYKVEATRVEQRTDFDKLIVDVETKQAIAPRDALASAGKTLVELFGLARELNVEAEGIEIGPSPTDSALAADLALPIEELNLTIRSYNCLKREGIHQVGELVARSEADLLDIRNFGAKSINEVKEKLAELGLALKDSPLDFDPTSAQYYAGDDDATYGDEQTY, from the coding sequence GTGCTCATCGCACAGCGCCCCTCGCTGACCGAAGAGGTCATCTCGGAGTACCGTTCGCGCTTCTCCATCGAGCCGCTCGAGCCCGGCTTCGGCTACACGCTCGGCAACTCGCTGCGTCGCACCCTGCTGTCGTCCATCCCGGGCGCGGCGGTCACCTCCATCCGCATCGACGGTGTGCTCCACGAGTTCACCACCGTGCCGGGTGTGAAGGAGGACGTCACCGAGATCATCCTCAACATCAAGAACATCGTCGTCTCCTCGGAGAACGACGAGCCGGTCGTGATGTACCTGCGCAAGCAGGGTGCCGGGGCGGCGACCGCGGCGGACATCGTCCCGCCCGCGGGCGTCGAGGTGCACAACCCGGACCTGCACATCGCCACCCTGAACGACGAGGGCAAGCTCGAGATCGAGCTCACCGTCGAGCGGGGTCGCGGCTACGTGTCCGCCGTGCAGAACAAGTCGGTGGACGCCGAGATCGGCCGCATCCCGGTCGACTCGATCTACTCGCCGGTCCTCAAGGTCACCTACAAGGTCGAGGCGACCCGTGTCGAGCAGCGCACGGACTTCGACAAGCTGATCGTCGACGTCGAGACGAAGCAGGCCATCGCGCCGCGCGACGCTCTCGCCTCGGCGGGCAAGACCCTCGTCGAGCTCTTCGGGCTGGCCCGTGAGCTCAACGTCGAGGCCGAGGGCATCGAGATCGGCCCGTCGCCGACGGACTCCGCGCTGGCCGCGGACCTCGCGCTGCCGATCGAGGAGCTCAACCTCACCATCCGCTCGTACAACTGCCTCAAGCGCGAGGGCATCCACCAGGTCGGTGAGCTCGTGGCGCGCAGCGAGGCGGACCTGCTCGACATCCGCAACTTCGGTGCCAAGTCGATCAACGAGGTCAAGGAGAAGCTGGCCGAGCTCGGCCTGGCCCTCAAGGACTCGCCGCTCGACTTCGACCCCACCAGCGCGCAGTACTACGCCGGGGACGACGACGCCACGTACGGCGACGAGCAGACGTACTGA
- the rplQ gene encoding 50S ribosomal protein L17 has protein sequence MPTPTKGPRLGGSPAHERLILANLATSLFEHGRITTTETKAKRLRPLAERLITFAKRGDLHARRRVLRVVRDKSVVHALFTEIAPAMAERNGGYTRITKVGNRKGDNAPMAVIELVTEPVSPKQAVVKEATKAAEKAAKSEQVEETPVVETEAAEVETTEAEEKKEA, from the coding sequence ATGCCTACCCCCACCAAGGGTCCGCGGCTCGGTGGCAGCCCGGCTCACGAGCGCCTGATCCTCGCGAACCTGGCCACCTCGCTCTTCGAGCACGGCCGCATCACGACCACCGAGACCAAGGCCAAGCGCCTGCGTCCGCTGGCCGAGCGCCTCATCACGTTCGCGAAGCGCGGCGACCTGCACGCCCGTCGTCGCGTCCTGCGCGTCGTGCGCGACAAGTCCGTGGTGCACGCCCTGTTCACCGAGATCGCCCCGGCCATGGCCGAGCGCAACGGTGGCTACACCCGCATCACCAAGGTCGGCAACCGCAAGGGCGACAACGCCCCCATGGCCGTCATCGAGCTCGTGACCGAGCCGGTCAGCCCGAAGCAGGCCGTCGTCAAGGAGGCCACGAAGGCCGCCGAGAAGGCCGCGAAGTCGGAGCAGGTCGAGGAGACCCCGGTCGTCGAGACCGAGGCCGCCGAGGTCGAGACCACCGAGGCCGAGGAGAAGAAGGAGGCCTGA
- a CDS encoding alpha/beta fold hydrolase: MLPVVLLHGSRTSATMWRRQVEALTAAGVPVLAPDLPGHGARRDVRFTLDDAVATVHDVVDDAGGRALVVGLSLGGYVGIEHRARHPGQSAGLVAASCCTDPATPLRAGWLRIARWIERWPDSGARLNAAAVHALVDTRSGEDLAAGGYALDAMSDVLDEIGHVDARAALAAATSPVRLVNGQWDHFRGQERSMLAAARRGGADARIVVIPHARHLVSLDQPVAFTRAVLEAHDAVAAPASPTTPVSRPAGPTPAPHP, translated from the coding sequence ATGCTCCCCGTGGTGCTGCTGCACGGCTCGCGCACGTCCGCCACCATGTGGCGACGCCAGGTCGAGGCGCTGACCGCCGCCGGCGTGCCCGTCCTCGCCCCCGACCTGCCCGGCCACGGTGCCCGCCGCGACGTCCGCTTCACGCTCGACGACGCCGTCGCGACCGTCCACGACGTCGTCGACGACGCCGGCGGCCGCGCGCTCGTCGTCGGGCTGTCCCTCGGCGGCTACGTCGGCATCGAGCACCGCGCCCGCCACCCCGGGCAGAGCGCCGGGCTCGTCGCGGCCTCCTGCTGCACCGACCCCGCCACCCCGCTGCGCGCCGGCTGGCTCCGGATCGCCCGCTGGATCGAGCGCTGGCCCGACAGCGGTGCCCGGCTCAACGCCGCCGCCGTCCACGCCCTGGTCGACACCCGGTCCGGGGAGGACCTCGCCGCGGGCGGCTACGCCCTCGACGCCATGAGCGACGTCCTCGACGAGATCGGGCACGTCGACGCCCGCGCCGCGCTCGCCGCCGCCACCAGCCCCGTCCGGCTCGTCAACGGCCAGTGGGACCACTTCCGGGGCCAGGAACGGTCCATGCTGGCCGCCGCCCGGCGCGGCGGCGCCGACGCGCGGATCGTCGTGATCCCGCACGCCCGGCACCTCGTCAGCCTCGACCAGCCCGTCGCCTTCACCCGGGCCGTCCTCGAGGCCCACGACGCCGTCGCCGCGCCCGCGAGCCCGACCACGCCAGTCAGTCGACCAGCAGGTCCCACGCCCGCGCCCCACCCGTGA
- a CDS encoding ROK family protein, whose translation MTSPLTLAVDCGGGGIKANVLDGAGTAHAEPVRVPTPYPLPPERLLETVAEVAARLPRAGRVTLGMPGMLRHGVVVHTPHYVTRSGPRTRVDPDLVERWRSLDVRAALEDRLGVPALVLNDAEVHGAGVISGSGLELVLTLGTGLGAALFDGGRLAPHLEWSRAPVRRGTSYDAWLGEPERRRLGDGLWSRRVVAAVEGLRPVFWWDRVYLGGGNSRRLTRSALDRLGDDVVVVPNSAALTGGARAWDLLVD comes from the coding sequence ATGACCTCACCACTGACGTTGGCCGTGGACTGCGGCGGGGGCGGCATCAAGGCGAACGTGCTGGACGGGGCGGGGACGGCGCACGCGGAGCCGGTGCGGGTGCCGACGCCGTACCCGCTGCCGCCGGAGCGGCTGCTGGAGACGGTCGCGGAGGTGGCGGCACGGCTGCCGCGCGCGGGCCGGGTGACGTTGGGGATGCCGGGGATGCTGCGGCACGGCGTGGTGGTGCACACGCCGCACTACGTGACGCGGTCGGGTCCGCGCACGCGGGTGGACCCGGACCTGGTGGAGCGGTGGCGCAGCCTGGACGTGCGGGCGGCCCTGGAGGACCGTCTGGGGGTGCCGGCGCTGGTGCTCAACGACGCGGAGGTGCACGGCGCGGGGGTGATCTCGGGGTCGGGCCTGGAGCTGGTGCTCACGCTCGGCACGGGGCTGGGCGCGGCCCTGTTCGACGGGGGGCGGCTGGCGCCGCACCTGGAGTGGTCGCGGGCGCCGGTGCGGCGGGGCACGTCCTACGACGCGTGGCTGGGCGAGCCGGAGCGCCGGCGTCTGGGTGACGGGTTGTGGTCGCGTCGGGTGGTGGCGGCGGTGGAAGGGCTGCGCCCGGTGTTCTGGTGGGACCGCGTGTACCTGGGGGGCGGGAACTCGCGGCGGTTGACGCGCTCGGCGCTGGACCGGCTGGGCGACGACGTGGTGGTGGTGCCGAACTCGGCGGCGCTCACGGGTGGGGCGCGGGCGTGGGACCTGCTGGTCGACTGA
- the truA gene encoding tRNA pseudouridine(38-40) synthase TruA, with product MSTTTPDGPAHDDVRVRLDLGYAGTHFAGWATQPRLRTVQGVLEDALATVLRSGPTGTPAPRLTVAGRTDAGVHARGQVAHVDVPRARWDALPGRSDRDPGRALVDRLSGVLPPDVVVHRAAPAPAGFDARFSAAARTYRYRIADDHTLRDPLRREWVLWHRRPLDAAAMDAAVQPLLGLHDFAAFCKPREGATTIRELTRFTWERPDRGPDAGLVVATVEADAFCHSMVRALVGISLAVGEGRRDLDAPAAVLAGRNRSAAAAVAPARGLTLEHVAYPPDDELAARAARIRARRSPDEVAPPR from the coding sequence ATGAGCACCACCACACCGGACGGACCCGCCCACGACGACGTCCGCGTGCGGCTCGACCTCGGCTACGCCGGCACCCACTTCGCCGGCTGGGCGACCCAGCCGCGCCTCCGCACCGTCCAGGGCGTCCTCGAGGACGCCCTCGCCACCGTGCTGCGCAGCGGCCCCACCGGGACCCCCGCGCCCCGCCTCACCGTCGCGGGCCGCACCGACGCCGGCGTGCACGCCCGCGGCCAGGTCGCGCACGTCGACGTCCCCCGCGCCCGCTGGGACGCCCTGCCCGGCCGCTCCGACCGCGACCCCGGCCGCGCCCTCGTCGACCGCCTGTCCGGCGTCCTCCCGCCGGACGTCGTCGTCCACCGCGCCGCCCCCGCACCCGCCGGGTTCGACGCCCGCTTCTCCGCCGCCGCCCGCACCTACCGGTACCGCATCGCCGACGACCACACCCTCCGCGACCCCCTGCGCCGCGAATGGGTGCTGTGGCACCGCCGCCCCCTCGACGCCGCCGCCATGGACGCCGCCGTCCAGCCCCTGCTCGGCCTCCACGACTTCGCCGCCTTCTGCAAGCCCCGCGAGGGCGCCACCACCATCCGTGAGCTCACCCGCTTCACCTGGGAACGCCCCGACCGCGGCCCCGACGCGGGGCTCGTCGTCGCCACCGTCGAGGCCGACGCCTTCTGCCACTCCATGGTGCGTGCCCTCGTGGGCATCTCCCTGGCAGTGGGGGAGGGCCGCCGCGACCTCGACGCGCCCGCAGCCGTCCTCGCCGGACGCAACCGCTCCGCCGCGGCCGCCGTGGCTCCTGCCCGCGGCCTCACCCTCGAGCACGTCGCCTATCCGCCCGACGACGAGCTCGCCGCCCGCGCGGCCCGCATCCGCGCCCGCCGCTCACCGGACGAGGTCGCGCCGCCCCGCTGA
- a CDS encoding DUF5709 domain-containing protein, translating into MSDDTSATRPDPEWGAEGDTDQLPHEDTLDDRGTRDLLDEGYSPPDRPRKNHWGETAWEESAGEPLDQRLAAEEPDDWDAPARPSDATRAGRLVEDDDADPGADGRRANDLYGTDAGIDGAGATAEEAAIHWTSEP; encoded by the coding sequence ATGAGCGACGACACCTCCGCCACCCGCCCCGACCCCGAGTGGGGCGCCGAGGGTGACACCGACCAGCTGCCCCACGAGGACACGCTGGACGACCGCGGCACGCGCGACCTGCTCGACGAGGGCTACTCGCCGCCCGACCGCCCCCGCAAGAACCACTGGGGCGAGACCGCCTGGGAGGAGTCCGCCGGCGAGCCCCTCGACCAGCGCCTCGCCGCGGAGGAGCCCGACGACTGGGACGCCCCCGCCCGCCCCTCCGACGCAACCCGTGCGGGTCGCCTCGTCGAGGACGACGACGCCGACCCCGGCGCCGACGGCCGTCGCGCCAACGACCTCTACGGCACGGACGCCGGCATCGACGGAGCGGGCGCGACCGCCGAGGAGGCCGCGATCCACTGGACCAGCGAGCCCTGA
- the rplM gene encoding 50S ribosomal protein L13, whose product MRTYTPKPGDVQATWHVVDATDVVLGRLATQVATLLRGKHKPTFAPHVDGGDFVIVINADKVALSGNKRETKLAYRHSGYPGGLRSVSYGELLDNNPERAVEKAVRGMLPKNTLGREQLKKLKVYRGAEHPHAAQQPQPFEITQVSQQA is encoded by the coding sequence GTGCGTACGTACACCCCGAAGCCCGGCGACGTCCAGGCCACCTGGCACGTCGTCGACGCTACCGACGTCGTCCTGGGCCGGCTGGCCACCCAGGTCGCCACGCTCCTGCGCGGGAAGCACAAGCCGACCTTCGCCCCGCACGTCGACGGCGGTGACTTCGTCATCGTCATCAACGCGGACAAGGTCGCCCTGTCCGGCAACAAGCGCGAGACGAAGCTGGCCTACCGCCACTCCGGCTACCCGGGCGGTCTCCGCTCCGTGAGCTACGGCGAGCTGCTCGACAACAACCCGGAGCGGGCCGTCGAGAAGGCCGTTCGCGGCATGCTTCCCAAGAACACGCTCGGGCGCGAGCAGCTCAAGAAGCTGAAGGTCTACCGTGGCGCGGAGCACCCGCACGCGGCCCAGCAGCCCCAGCCGTTCGAGATCACCCAGGTTTCGCAGCAGGCCTGA
- the rpsI gene encoding 30S ribosomal protein S9, which yields MADTTVDTELDENTPSTYTTETAAPVANGGQSITAPGQALGRRKEAVARVRLVPGSGQWTINGRTLEDYFPNKVHQQLVNDPLKLVEVEGRFDIVARITGGGPSGQAGALRLGIARALNEIDRDANRAALKKAGFLTRDPRAVERKKAGLKKARKAPQYSKR from the coding sequence GTGGCTGACACCACCGTCGACACCGAGCTGGACGAGAACACGCCCAGCACCTACACCACCGAGACCGCTGCCCCCGTGGCCAACGGCGGTCAGTCCATCACTGCCCCCGGGCAGGCGCTGGGCCGTCGCAAGGAGGCCGTGGCGCGCGTGCGCCTCGTCCCCGGCTCCGGCCAGTGGACGATCAACGGTCGCACCCTCGAGGACTACTTCCCGAACAAGGTGCACCAGCAGCTCGTCAACGACCCGCTGAAGCTGGTCGAGGTCGAGGGCCGTTTCGACATCGTCGCCCGTATCACGGGCGGTGGCCCCTCGGGTCAGGCCGGCGCGCTGCGTCTCGGCATCGCCCGTGCGCTGAACGAGATCGACCGTGACGCGAACCGTGCCGCCCTCAAGAAGGCCGGCTTCCTCACGCGTGACCCGCGTGCGGTGGAGCGCAAGAAGGCCGGTCTCAAGAAGGCCCGCAAGGCTCCGCAGTACTCGAAGCGCTGA
- the glmM gene encoding phosphoglucosamine mutase produces MGRLFGTDGVRGLANRDVTAALALDLGSAAAHVLGAGEGRSSHRPRAVVARDPRVSGEFLSAAVAAGLASAGVDVVNLGVVPTPALAYLVGAMHADLGVMVSASHNAMPDNGIKFFARGGLKLDDGLEDEIEQHLHTERELPVGADVGRMRTDTGIAAQQYVDHLTASIGTTADHRPLEGLRIAVDAANGAASQIGPEALRAAGADVVVINASPDGRNINEKAGSTHPEQLQAVVVAAEADFGVAFDGDADRCLAVDHGGVLVDGDQILGILAKSLKDEGRLTGDTLVVTVMSNLGLLLAMKKAGIATLQTAVGDRYVLEEMRAGGYGLGGEQSGHIILAEHATTGDGILTALHLAARVKASGRRLADLASEIPRLPQTLVNVKGVDRTRAGDDDGVLAAVAHAESLLGDTGRVLLRPSGTEPVVRVMVEAATQTQADGVAETLAAVVRERLAL; encoded by the coding sequence ATGGGACGACTTTTCGGCACGGACGGTGTCCGTGGCCTGGCGAACCGGGACGTGACCGCGGCCCTGGCGCTCGACCTGGGCAGTGCGGCCGCGCACGTGCTCGGCGCGGGTGAGGGGCGGTCCTCCCACCGGCCGCGGGCGGTGGTGGCCCGGGACCCGCGCGTGTCCGGGGAGTTCCTGTCCGCGGCGGTCGCCGCGGGTCTGGCGAGCGCGGGCGTGGACGTGGTGAACCTCGGGGTGGTCCCGACCCCGGCGCTGGCCTACCTGGTGGGGGCGATGCACGCCGACCTGGGGGTCATGGTGTCGGCGTCGCACAACGCCATGCCGGACAACGGCATCAAGTTCTTCGCGCGGGGCGGGCTCAAGCTCGACGACGGTCTCGAGGACGAGATCGAGCAGCACCTGCACACCGAGCGCGAGCTGCCCGTCGGGGCGGACGTCGGTCGGATGCGTACCGACACGGGGATCGCCGCGCAGCAGTACGTCGACCACCTGACGGCCAGCATCGGCACGACCGCGGACCACCGGCCGCTGGAGGGCCTGCGCATCGCGGTGGACGCGGCCAACGGTGCGGCGAGCCAGATCGGCCCGGAGGCGCTGCGCGCGGCCGGTGCCGACGTCGTCGTCATCAACGCGAGCCCGGACGGGCGCAACATCAACGAGAAGGCCGGGTCGACCCACCCGGAGCAGCTGCAGGCGGTCGTGGTGGCCGCCGAGGCGGACTTCGGCGTGGCGTTCGACGGTGACGCGGACCGCTGCCTCGCGGTGGACCACGGCGGCGTGCTCGTGGACGGCGACCAGATCCTCGGCATCCTCGCGAAGTCGCTGAAGGACGAGGGGCGGCTCACGGGGGACACCCTCGTGGTCACGGTGATGAGCAACCTCGGGCTGCTGCTGGCCATGAAGAAGGCCGGCATCGCGACGCTGCAGACCGCTGTCGGCGACCGGTACGTCCTGGAGGAGATGCGAGCGGGCGGTTACGGGCTGGGTGGCGAGCAGTCGGGCCACATCATCCTGGCGGAGCACGCCACGACCGGCGACGGCATCCTCACGGCCCTGCACCTCGCGGCCCGCGTCAAGGCGTCCGGGCGGCGCCTGGCCGACCTCGCGTCGGAGATCCCGCGCCTGCCGCAGACGCTGGTCAACGTCAAGGGCGTGGACCGGACCCGGGCGGGGGACGACGACGGCGTGCTCGCCGCCGTGGCGCATGCGGAGTCGCTGCTGGGCGACACGGGCCGCGTGCTGCTGCGCCCGTCCGGCACGGAGCCGGTGGTGCGCGTGATGGTCGAGGCGGCGACGCAGACGCAGGCCGACGGCGTCGCGGAGACGCTGGCCGCCGTGGTGCGGGAGCGGCTGGCCCTGTGA
- a CDS encoding peptide deformylase, giving the protein MTGWTGGVAPALRDAVADLLDVAFAHPDRPGVLPIVQAGDPVLRAPAAPYTGQLGDQLDRLVEAMRATMHAAPGVGLAAPQVGIGLALAVCEDHPMPGDPRERDGLGFRVLVNPRYEALPADGDEPGAVAFFEGCLSVAGWQAVVARPRRVRLTGQDETGAAFDDVLTGWSARIVQHETDHLAGRLYLDVAESRSLTSNDNMMRFWAQSPDPAPAAAGLGFDLP; this is encoded by the coding sequence GTGACGGGATGGACGGGCGGCGTCGCGCCCGCGCTGCGGGACGCGGTGGCCGACCTGCTGGACGTCGCGTTCGCGCACCCGGACCGGCCGGGCGTCCTGCCGATCGTGCAGGCCGGCGACCCGGTGCTGCGGGCACCCGCCGCGCCGTACACGGGGCAGCTGGGCGACCAGCTGGACCGGCTCGTCGAGGCGATGCGTGCCACGATGCACGCCGCGCCGGGGGTGGGGCTGGCGGCGCCGCAGGTCGGCATCGGCCTGGCCCTCGCCGTCTGCGAGGACCATCCGATGCCGGGCGACCCGCGCGAGCGGGACGGGCTGGGGTTCCGCGTGCTGGTCAACCCGCGCTACGAGGCGCTGCCCGCCGACGGTGACGAGCCCGGCGCCGTCGCGTTCTTCGAGGGCTGCCTGTCCGTGGCGGGCTGGCAGGCGGTGGTCGCACGACCCCGCCGGGTGCGTCTCACGGGCCAGGACGAGACCGGGGCGGCGTTCGACGACGTCCTGACGGGCTGGTCCGCGCGGATCGTGCAGCACGAGACGGACCACCTCGCCGGGCGGCTGTACCTCGACGTCGCCGAGTCGCGCTCGCTCACCTCGAACGACAACATGATGCGGTTCTGGGCGCAGTCCCCGGACCCGGCTCCCGCCGCGGCGGGGCTCGGCTTCGACCTGCCCTGA
- a CDS encoding DedA family protein, with protein sequence MLGLTALLDQVETWILDVAASLWIYPAMFASAFIDGFFPPVPSESVLVTLVISAEATGVPWIWLIAPIAGVGAWLGDQVAYLIGRRFGTERIGMLRSARGRKAVSWARRALSRRGAVFIIAARYIPVGRVAVNMTAGAVGYPQRRFMTFSGIAAVLWVAYSTAIGLVAAEALGHDPLLAMVVGVVGGGVLGLLVDRVVQVFTPREEVLEEMREHAPLPTERTPAAEDAAR encoded by the coding sequence TTGCTGGGACTGACCGCGCTGCTCGACCAGGTCGAGACCTGGATCCTGGACGTCGCCGCGTCCCTGTGGATCTACCCCGCGATGTTCGCGTCCGCCTTCATCGACGGCTTCTTCCCACCCGTGCCGTCCGAGTCGGTGCTGGTGACGCTGGTGATCTCCGCGGAGGCCACGGGCGTGCCGTGGATCTGGCTCATCGCGCCGATCGCGGGCGTCGGCGCCTGGCTGGGCGACCAGGTGGCCTACCTCATCGGGCGCCGGTTCGGCACCGAGCGCATCGGCATGCTGCGCTCGGCGCGGGGCCGCAAGGCCGTGTCGTGGGCGCGACGGGCGCTGTCCCGCCGCGGCGCCGTCTTCATCATCGCGGCCCGCTACATCCCCGTGGGGCGCGTCGCCGTCAACATGACGGCGGGGGCCGTCGGCTACCCGCAGCGGCGCTTCATGACGTTCTCCGGCATCGCCGCCGTCCTGTGGGTCGCGTACTCGACCGCGATCGGTCTGGTCGCCGCGGAGGCGCTCGGCCACGACCCGCTGCTGGCGATGGTCGTCGGCGTGGTCGGCGGGGGCGTCCTGGGCCTCCTCGTCGACCGGGTGGTGCAGGTGTTCACGCCCCGCGAGGAGGTCCTGGAGGAGATGCGCGAGCACGCGCCGCTCCCGACGGAGAGGACCCCCGCGGCGGAGGACGCCGCCCGCTGA
- the coaA gene encoding type I pantothenate kinase, producing the protein MTAPNPLVEHLSRFAPASPYVDFDRAAWSRLSEQTPLPLTDADVQRLRGLGDPIDLAEVDAVYRPLSRLLNLYVRATAGLHRATSTFLGEDPPRTPYVIGVAGSVAVGKSTTARVLREMMARWPDTPNVELITTDGFLHPNAELARRGLMDRKGFPESYDRRALIRFLSKVKAGQAEVRAPVYSHVVYDIVPGEEQVVHRPDVLIVEGLNVLQPARPATSDGTTLAVSDFFDFSIYVDARTRNVRQWYVDRFLKLRRTAFSRPESYFRRYADLSDAEAVEKALSIWESINAPNLEENVLPTRGRATLVLTKGADHSVQRVRLRKL; encoded by the coding sequence GTGACCGCGCCGAACCCGCTGGTCGAGCACCTGTCCCGGTTCGCGCCCGCCTCCCCCTACGTCGACTTCGACCGCGCCGCCTGGAGCCGCCTGTCGGAGCAGACGCCCCTGCCCCTGACCGACGCAGACGTCCAGCGGCTGCGCGGCCTCGGCGACCCGATCGACCTCGCGGAGGTCGACGCGGTCTACCGGCCGCTGTCCCGGCTGCTCAACCTGTACGTGCGGGCGACCGCGGGGCTGCACCGGGCGACCTCCACGTTCCTCGGCGAGGACCCGCCGCGCACCCCGTACGTCATCGGCGTCGCCGGGTCCGTCGCGGTGGGCAAGTCGACGACGGCGCGCGTCCTGCGCGAGATGATGGCCCGCTGGCCCGACACCCCGAACGTCGAGCTCATCACGACCGACGGGTTCCTCCACCCCAACGCGGAGCTCGCGCGCCGCGGCCTCATGGACCGCAAGGGGTTCCCCGAGTCGTACGACCGGCGCGCCCTCATCCGGTTCCTGTCGAAGGTGAAGGCGGGGCAGGCGGAGGTCCGGGCGCCGGTCTACTCGCACGTCGTGTACGACATCGTGCCGGGCGAGGAGCAGGTGGTGCACCGTCCGGACGTCCTCATCGTCGAGGGCCTGAACGTGCTGCAGCCGGCCCGGCCGGCGACGTCCGACGGCACGACGCTCGCCGTGAGCGACTTCTTCGACTTCTCGATCTACGTCGACGCCCGCACGCGCAACGTGCGCCAGTGGTACGTCGACCGGTTCCTCAAGCTGCGCCGGACGGCGTTCAGCCGCCCCGAGTCGTACTTCCGCCGCTACGCCGACCTGTCGGACGCCGAGGCCGTCGAGAAGGCGCTGAGCATCTGGGAGTCGATCAACGCGCCGAACCTGGAGGAGAACGTGCTCCCGACCCGGGGCCGCGCGACCCTCGTCCTGACGAAGGGTGCCGACCACTCGGTGCAGCGGGTGCGGCTGCGCAAGCTCTGA